One window from the genome of Amaranthus tricolor cultivar Red isolate AtriRed21 chromosome 9, ASM2621246v1, whole genome shotgun sequence encodes:
- the LOC130823105 gene encoding glycolate oxidase 1-like: protein MATSMMEITNVSEYEKLAKERLPKMVYDYYSSGAEDQWTLEENRNCFSRILFRPRILIDVSQIDMTTTVLGFNISIPIMIAPTAMQKMAHPEGELATARAASSAGTIMTMSSWATSSVEEVASTGNGIRFFQLYVMRDRNVVTQLVKRAEKSGFKAIALTVDTPRVGRKEADIKNRFTLPPYLTIKNYDGLDIGKTNQTNNSALGAYVTTEADRHDPSLNWKDIEWLKTVTKLPILLKGVLTAEDARLAVQAGVAGIIVSNHGGRQLNYVPAAIMALEEVAKAVKRRIPVFLDGGVRRGTDVFKALALGASGVFIGRPVVFSLAVHGEAGVRKVLQMLRDEFELTMALSGCRSIKEISRNHVTTEWETPRISPKL from the exons ATGGCTACTAGCATGATGGAGATAACAAATGTCTCAGAATATGAAAAATTAGCAAAAGAGAGGCTGCCAAAGAtggtttatgattattattcatCAGGTGCTGAAGATCAATGGACTCTTGAGGAGAACAGAAATTGTTTCTCAAGGATTTT GTTCCGGCCTCGAATCCTCATTGATGTAAGCCAAATAGATATGACAACTACTGTCTTGGGTTTCAATATTAGCATCCCAATCATGATTGCTCCTACTGCTATGCAAAAAATGGCTCATCCAGAGG GAGAATTGGCAACAGCCAGGGCAGCATCGTCTGCTGGCACAATTATG ACAATGTCGTCATGGGCAACATCTAGTGTAGAAGAAGTTGCTTCAACTGGAAATGGAATTCGTTTTTTCCAGCTCTAT GTAATGAGAGACAGGAATGTTGTTACTCAGCTTGTTAAACGAGCTGAGAAATCTGGTTTTAAGGCTATTGCTCTCACAGTTGACACACCCAGGGTTGGTAGAAAGGAAGCTGATATTAAGAACAG ATTTACTCTACCACCATACTTGACTATAAAGAATTATGATGGGCTGGATATTGGTAAGACGAATCAG ACAAATAACTCGGCGTTAGGTGCTTATGTAACTACTGAAGCTGATCGCCATGATCCGTCATTGAATTGGAAG GACATAGAGTGGCTTAAGACCGTCACCAAGTTGCCAATTCTACTAAAAGGGGTGCTCACTGCTGAAGATG CAAGACTGGCCGTACAAGCAGGTGTAGCGGGAATCATTGTCTCGAACCATGGAGGTCGACAGCTTAATTATGTTCCTGCAGCCATTATGGCTTTAGAAGAG GTTGCGAAAGCTGTGAAGCGTCGAATTCCTGTTTTCCTAGATGGTGGTGTTCGTCGTGGCACCGATGTTTTCAAAGCATTGGCTCTAGGGGCATCTGGAGTATTT ATTGGTAGACCGGTCGTTTTTTCACTAGCCGTTCACGGAGAAGCTGGTGTGCGAAAAGTACTACAAATGCTTCGTGATGAGTTTGAGCTTACCATGGCATTGAGTGGTTGTCGATCAATCAAGGAGATTAGCCGTAACCATGTCACAACAGAATGGGAAACTCCCCGGATTTCCCCAAAGTTATAA
- the LOC130823106 gene encoding glycolate oxidase 1-like, whose product MATSMMEITNVSEYEKLAKERLPKMVYDYYSSGAEDQWTLEENRNCFSRILFRPRILIDVSQIDMTTTVLGFNISMPIMIAPTAMQKMAHPEGELATARAASSAGTIMTLSSWATSSVEEVASTGNGIRFFQLYVMRDRNVVTQLVKRAEESGFKAIALTVDTPRLGRREADIKNRFTLPPYLTIKNFEGLDIGKIDRTNDSALAVYVSSQVDRSLNWKDVEWLQTITKLPILLKGVLTAEDARLAVQAGAAGIIVSNHGARQLDYVPATIMALEEVVKAVQGRIPVFLDGGVRRGTDVFKALALGASGVFIGRPIVFSLAVHGEAGVRKVLQMLRDEFELTMALSGCRSIKEISRNHVTTEWETFRISPKL is encoded by the exons ATGGCTACTAGCATGATGGAGATAACAAATGTTTCAGAATATGAAAAATTAGCAAAAGAGAGGCTGCCAAAGAtggtttatgattattattcatCAGGTGCTGAAGATCAATGGACTCTTGAGGAGAACAGAAATTGTTTCTCAAGGATTTT GTTCCGGCCTCGAATCCTCATTGATGTAAGCCAAATAGATATGACAACTACTGTCTTGGGTTTCAATATTAGCATGCCAATCATGATTGCTCCTACTGCTATGCAAAAAATGGCTCATCCAGAGG GAGAATTGGCAACAGCCAGGGCAGCATCGTCTGCTGGCACAATTATG ACATTGTCGTCATGGGCAACATCTAGTGTAGAAGAAGTTGCTTCAACTGGAAATGGAATTCGTTTTTTCCAGCTCTAT GTAATGAGAGACAGGAATGTTGTTACTCAGCTTGTTAAACGAGCTGAGGAATCTGGTTTTAAGGCTATTGCTCTCACAGTTGACACACCCAGGCTTGGTAGAAGGGAAGCTGATATTAAGAACAG ATTTACTCTACCACCATACTTGACTATAAAGAATTTTGAGGGGCTGGATATTGGTAAGATTGATCGG ACAAATGACTCTGCATTAGCTGTGTATGTATCTTCTCAAGTTGATCGGTCATTGAACTGGAAG GATGTAGAGTGGCTTCAGACCATAACCAAGCTGCCAATTCTGCTGAAAGGGGTGCTCACTGCCGAGGATG CAAGACTGGCAGTACAAGCAGGTGCAGCAGGAATCATTGTCTCAAACCATGGAGCTCGACAACTGGATTATGTTCCAGCAACCATCATGGCTTTAGAAGAG GTTGTAAAAGCAGTGCAAGGTCGAATTCCTGTTTTCTTGGACGGTGGTGTTCGTCGTGGCACAGATGTTTTCAAAGCATTAGCTCTTGGGGCATCCGGAGTATTT ATTGGTAGACCCATCGTTTTTTCATTAGCTGTTCATGGAGAAGCTGGTGTGCGAAAAGTACTGCAAATGCTTCGTGATGAGTTTGAGCTTACCATGGCATTGAGTGGTTGTCGATCAATCAAGGAGATTAGCCGTAACCATGTCACAACAGAATGGGAAACTTTCCGGATTTCCCCAAAGTTATAA
- the LOC130823104 gene encoding uncharacterized protein LOC130823104: MTLGNIPTIVAPTSYALVPLLDEHIEDNSWRSWDYDTTYTDEGEFQKGMMFDNKDALLDAVRLYRIRRNIEYRTETSNQTVLTLKCKRGCGWRLRARKSSYLPSWEIITYKGKHGGCVLSTENVSAGHIHLTSSVINNLIRNCVARDPSIKVSVVRQMVKDQFGVEVTYKWAWCAKQQALLSIYGTWEDSYLLLPRFLKALQISNPGTVVEWFFKEDNDVGVYVRPSIRTFQRVFWAFQPSIEGFKYCKPVIAIDGTHLYGKYRNTLLTAIAQDGNKGIFPLAFALVEKECIAAWSWFMAYVRKHVMHSPGLCVISDRHAGILATMEEPKWQPPNAYHRFCLRHLLSNFNHQMGNVKLKKMYGRTAEQRQPNKVVEGLKAIGVANREALFWIDQVGDMCKWSICPTLVSLRCRRITGAVCYGMYY; this comes from the coding sequence atgactttaggaaacattccaacaatcgttgcCCCTACATCCTATGCACTGGTTCCCCTTCTagatgaacacattgaggacaactcttggaggtcttgggattatgatacaacctacaccgacgaaggagagtttcaaaagggtatgatgtttgataacaaggatgcgttgttggacgctgttagattgtatcgtATTCGTAGGAACattgagtaccgaactgagacttcaaatcaaaccgtgctcaccttgaagtgtaagagagggtgtggttggaggcttagggctaggaagagctcctattTACCATCATGGGAGATTATTAcgtataaagggaagcatgggggttgtgtattaagtactgaaaacgtgtcagctgggcacattcatttgacatcttccgtgattaacaatcttattagaaattgtgttgctagagacccatcaattaaggtctctgttgtgcgtcaaatggtgaaagaccaattcggtgtcgaagtgacctataagtgggcatggtgtgctaaacagcaagcccttctctccatctatggtacatgggaagattcttatcttcttcttccacgcttcttgaaGGCACTGCAAATTTCAAACCCCGGGaccgtagttgagtggttctttaaggaagataatgatgtcggtgtgtatgtccgtcctagtattagaactttccaacgcgtgttttgggctttccaacctagtattgagggattcaagtattgcaaacccgttattgccattgacggaacacatttgtatggtaagtatcgcaATACGTTGTTGactgccattgcccaagatgggaacaagggaatcttcccgcttgcctttgccttggtcgaaaaagaatgcatagccgcgtggtcttggtttatggccTATGTTCGTAAGCAcgtgatgcatagtccagggttatgcgttatttccgataggcatgcgggcattctagcaaccatggaggagccGAAATGGCAACCTCCGAACGcctatcataggttttgcttgcggcatttgttaagtaacttcaaccatcaaatgggtaatgtgaagttgaagaaaatgtatggaaggactgcagagcaaagacaaccaaaTAAGGTCGtcgagggattgaaggccattggtgttgctaatcgagaggctcttttttggattgatcaagttggtgatatgtgCAAATGGTCAATATGTCCGACCCTAGTGTCCTTACGATGCAGGCGAATCACAGGAGCAGTGTGCTATGGGATGTACTATTGA
- the LOC130823107 gene encoding protein TIFY 5A-like, whose translation MECNLELALQPSSSSSTHKQGGCNGENGSQQKQITIFYNGKICVCDVTEFQARSIINLASRKAEGMCTSPTSRGGDGCGGSGGGGRAETISPTTSFQTQQMYTQNGVSMKKALRKFLEKRKYRVQATSPYHR comes from the exons atggaATGCAATCTAGAGCTTGCCCTTCAACCATCATCTTCAAGTTCTACACATAAGCAAGG GGGATGTAATGGAGAAAATGGAAGCCAACAGAAACAGATCACAATCTTCTACAATGGAAAAATTTGTGTCTGCGATGTCACAGAGTTTCAG GCGAGAAGTATTATCAATTTAGCAAGTAGGAAAGCAGAAGGAATGTGTACATCACCTACCTCCAGAGGCGGAGATGGTTGCGGTGGCAGTGGTGGTGGTGGCAGAGCGGAAACCATCTCACCAACAACGTCGTTCCAAACACAACAAATGTATACTCAAAATGGTGTTTCCATGAAAAAAGCATTACGAAAATTTTTAGAAAAGAGAAAGTATAGGGTTCAAGCTACTTCTCCTTACCACCGTTAG
- the LOC130824275 gene encoding uncharacterized protein LOC130824275 isoform X1 produces the protein MSDEPFLTRWSFQDFKFFYDAKFGRKKEPKPEEEIAGTGNGNHSNGVANGTSSTENGGRKREFAVYEQYRNQGRNGAHSNEGSANGAGDVVNKPMLPSFEDVETRNLAESLCRDIIRGSQDVKWENIKGLETAKRLLKEAVVMPIKYPKYFTGLLSPWKGILLFGPPGTGKTMLAKAVATECNTTFFNISASSVVSKWRGDSEKLVKVLFELARHHAPSTVFIDEIDSVISHRGEARSEHEASRRLKTELLIQMDGLSRSNELVFVLAATNLPWELDAAMLRRLEKRILVPLPDPEARRAMFEELLPSATGDNQVPYDVLVEKTEGYSGSDIRLVCKEAAMQPVRRLVSVLEQKQEVIPEDELPPVGPIELGDIELALKNTRPSAHLHAHRYEKFNEDYGSHILQ, from the exons ATGTCTGACGAACCATTTCTCACTCGTTGGAGCTTCCAG gattttaagtttttttatgaTGCGAAGTTTGGAAGGAAGAAGGAGCCGAAGCCGGAAGAGGAGATTGCTGGAACGGGAAACGGAAATCACAGCAATGGTGTAGCGAATGGAACTTCTTCGACTGAGAATGGAGGAAGAAAGCGTGAATTTGCTGTTTATGAGCAGTATAGGAATCAG GGTAGAAATGGGGCTCACTCAAATGAAGGTTCCGCGAATGGGGCTGGTGATGTTGT GAACAAGCCCATGCTGCCTTCATTTGAAGATGTTGAAACACGTAACTTAGCGGAAAGTCTATGCAG AGATATAATCCGAGGAAGCCAAGATGTCAAGTGGGAGAACATAAAGGGTCTTGAGACAGCTAAGCGCCTACTTAAAGAAGCTGTCGTCATGCCTATCAAATATCCAAA GTACTTCACTGGATTGCTATCCCCATGGAAAGGTATACTCCTGTTTGGTCCTCCAGGAACAGGAAAA ACAATGCTGGCGAAGGCTGTTGCCACAGAGTGCAATACCACTTTTTTCAACATTTCAGCATCATCTGTTGTCAGCAAGTGGAGGG GTGACTCAGAGAAATTAGTGAAAGTACTTTTTGAGCTAGCCAGGCATCATGCACCATCCACTGTTTTTATAGATGAGATCGATTCAGTTATTAGTCATCGTGGTGAAGCACGTAGTGAGCATGAAGCTAGTAGGCGTTTAAAGACTGAGCTCCTCATACAG ATGGATGGCTTAAGCAGGAGTAATGAGCTAGTTTTTGTCTTGGCTGCAACAAACCTCCCTTGGGAACTTGATGCAGCTATGCTCCGCCGACTTGAGAAGCGA ATACTTGTGCCCCTTCCTGACCCTGAGGCAAGGCGAGCCATGTTTGAAGAACTTCTTCCATCGGCAACTGGTGACAATCAAGTTCCATATGATGTACTGGTAGAAAAAACGGAAGGATACTCTGGTTCTGATATAAGATTGGTGTGCAAAGAGGCTGCCATGCAGCCAGTTAGACGATTGGTGTCGGTGCTTGAACAAAAACAGGAAGTTATTCCCGAGGATG AATTGCCTCCTGTTGGACCAATAGAACTTGGAGATATAGAGCTGGCATTGAAGAACACCCGGCCATCTGCTCATCTTCACGCACATCGTTATGAGAAATTCAATGAAGATTACGGTAGTCACATCCTCCAATGA
- the LOC130824275 gene encoding uncharacterized protein LOC130824275 isoform X2, whose amino-acid sequence MSDEPFLTRWSFQFGRKKEPKPEEEIAGTGNGNHSNGVANGTSSTENGGRKREFAVYEQYRNQGRNGAHSNEGSANGAGDVVNKPMLPSFEDVETRNLAESLCRDIIRGSQDVKWENIKGLETAKRLLKEAVVMPIKYPKYFTGLLSPWKGILLFGPPGTGKTMLAKAVATECNTTFFNISASSVVSKWRGDSEKLVKVLFELARHHAPSTVFIDEIDSVISHRGEARSEHEASRRLKTELLIQMDGLSRSNELVFVLAATNLPWELDAAMLRRLEKRILVPLPDPEARRAMFEELLPSATGDNQVPYDVLVEKTEGYSGSDIRLVCKEAAMQPVRRLVSVLEQKQEVIPEDELPPVGPIELGDIELALKNTRPSAHLHAHRYEKFNEDYGSHILQ is encoded by the exons ATGTCTGACGAACCATTTCTCACTCGTTGGAGCTTCCAG TTTGGAAGGAAGAAGGAGCCGAAGCCGGAAGAGGAGATTGCTGGAACGGGAAACGGAAATCACAGCAATGGTGTAGCGAATGGAACTTCTTCGACTGAGAATGGAGGAAGAAAGCGTGAATTTGCTGTTTATGAGCAGTATAGGAATCAG GGTAGAAATGGGGCTCACTCAAATGAAGGTTCCGCGAATGGGGCTGGTGATGTTGT GAACAAGCCCATGCTGCCTTCATTTGAAGATGTTGAAACACGTAACTTAGCGGAAAGTCTATGCAG AGATATAATCCGAGGAAGCCAAGATGTCAAGTGGGAGAACATAAAGGGTCTTGAGACAGCTAAGCGCCTACTTAAAGAAGCTGTCGTCATGCCTATCAAATATCCAAA GTACTTCACTGGATTGCTATCCCCATGGAAAGGTATACTCCTGTTTGGTCCTCCAGGAACAGGAAAA ACAATGCTGGCGAAGGCTGTTGCCACAGAGTGCAATACCACTTTTTTCAACATTTCAGCATCATCTGTTGTCAGCAAGTGGAGGG GTGACTCAGAGAAATTAGTGAAAGTACTTTTTGAGCTAGCCAGGCATCATGCACCATCCACTGTTTTTATAGATGAGATCGATTCAGTTATTAGTCATCGTGGTGAAGCACGTAGTGAGCATGAAGCTAGTAGGCGTTTAAAGACTGAGCTCCTCATACAG ATGGATGGCTTAAGCAGGAGTAATGAGCTAGTTTTTGTCTTGGCTGCAACAAACCTCCCTTGGGAACTTGATGCAGCTATGCTCCGCCGACTTGAGAAGCGA ATACTTGTGCCCCTTCCTGACCCTGAGGCAAGGCGAGCCATGTTTGAAGAACTTCTTCCATCGGCAACTGGTGACAATCAAGTTCCATATGATGTACTGGTAGAAAAAACGGAAGGATACTCTGGTTCTGATATAAGATTGGTGTGCAAAGAGGCTGCCATGCAGCCAGTTAGACGATTGGTGTCGGTGCTTGAACAAAAACAGGAAGTTATTCCCGAGGATG AATTGCCTCCTGTTGGACCAATAGAACTTGGAGATATAGAGCTGGCATTGAAGAACACCCGGCCATCTGCTCATCTTCACGCACATCGTTATGAGAAATTCAATGAAGATTACGGTAGTCACATCCTCCAATGA